A genome region from Bacteroides stercoris ATCC 43183 includes the following:
- a CDS encoding glycosyltransferase, which translates to MKKILFVSTTLGNGGAERIISYLLNEFAKDQNKQIILLLLKKEGNTYLSYVSANVKVINLNIKNRIRYSIYSIIKQIISIRPNICYVGLDKLNIMLAFFIPFMKLWKIRFIVRETNVLSQQYNFHNPFIKLSYKVFYNQYDSIIAQSIDMKNDLINIWKINRQKINLINNPININAIIAKSVEASKYKLNKEERKINFVAIGRLEHQKGYDILLKRMAELNPKIPFRLYILGGGALLNKITEMIKLLNLESSVQLLGFQSNPYSILKESDGIILSSRHEGFPNVLLEANALGIPIFSNQCPGGINEIIIEGINGISCNFESETSFQNGLEKFLSTNFDAEKIRLMTQKRYDISVILPKYRSVFYQVGNKAI; encoded by the coding sequence ATGAAAAAAATATTATTTGTTTCTACGACTTTAGGAAATGGAGGCGCAGAACGAATCATATCCTATCTGCTTAATGAATTTGCAAAAGACCAAAATAAACAAATCATCTTGTTGCTACTAAAAAAGGAAGGAAACACTTATCTCAGTTATGTTTCTGCTAACGTAAAAGTAATAAACTTAAATATAAAAAACAGAATACGCTATTCAATATACTCCATCATAAAACAGATTATTTCTATACGTCCTAACATATGTTATGTAGGATTGGACAAACTGAATATTATGCTTGCTTTTTTTATTCCTTTCATGAAACTATGGAAAATAAGATTCATCGTAAGAGAAACTAATGTATTAAGCCAGCAGTATAATTTTCATAACCCATTCATTAAGTTATCTTACAAGGTTTTCTATAATCAATATGACAGTATCATAGCGCAATCTATTGACATGAAGAATGATTTAATCAACATATGGAAAATCAATCGACAAAAGATCAATCTTATTAACAATCCGATAAATATCAATGCAATCATTGCGAAGAGTGTAGAAGCATCTAAATACAAGCTCAATAAAGAAGAAAGAAAAATAAATTTTGTTGCTATCGGAAGATTGGAGCATCAGAAAGGATATGATATACTTTTGAAACGAATGGCAGAACTAAATCCAAAGATTCCTTTCCGACTCTACATCTTAGGAGGAGGAGCTTTATTGAATAAAATAACTGAGATGATTAAACTATTAAATCTTGAAAGTTCTGTACAGCTTTTGGGGTTTCAAAGCAATCCCTATAGTATATTAAAAGAATCCGATGGAATCATATTAAGCTCTAGACATGAAGGTTTCCCTAATGTCTTGTTAGAAGCCAACGCCTTGGGAATCCCCATTTTTAGCAACCAATGCCCTGGTGGTATAAATGAAATCATCATTGAAGGTATAAATGGAATCTCATGTAACTTTGAATCAGAAACCTCTTTCCAGAACGGATTGGAAAAATTCTTATCAACCAATTTTGATGCAGAGAAAATAAGACTAATGACCCAAAAAAGATACGACATTTCGGTTATTTTACCCAAATATAGATCTGTTTTTTATCAAGTAGGTAACAAAGCAATATGA
- a CDS encoding YtxH domain-containing protein, producing the protein MKGLNVLAAFLGGAAVGAAIGILFAPEKGEDTRHKIAEILRKKGIRLNRNEMENLVDEIAAELKGEANE; encoded by the coding sequence ATGAAAGGATTAAATGTTTTAGCAGCTTTTTTGGGTGGTGCAGCGGTAGGTGCTGCCATCGGTATTTTGTTTGCCCCGGAAAAAGGAGAAGATACGCGTCACAAGATTGCGGAAATCCTTCGCAAGAAAGGTATCCGGTTGAACCGTAATGAAATGGAAAACCTCGTTGATGAAATTGCAGCAGAACTGAAAGGCGAAGCAAACGAATAA
- a CDS encoding phage holin family protein — protein MFADDNSIENIQQLFFDFKKYLELQKKYTQLEVAEKLTILLSTLILVLLVVILGMVALFYLSFTLAYILDPIVGGLMVSFAMISCFHILLIALIVAFRKKIIINPMTKFIAGLFIDNNKN, from the coding sequence ATGTTTGCAGATGACAACAGTATTGAGAATATCCAGCAGCTATTTTTCGATTTCAAGAAATATCTGGAGCTACAAAAGAAATATACCCAACTGGAAGTAGCGGAGAAATTAACCATATTGCTCTCAACGCTTATACTTGTATTGTTGGTCGTCATCCTCGGCATGGTGGCTTTGTTTTATCTCTCCTTTACCCTGGCCTACATACTAGACCCCATAGTAGGCGGATTAATGGTAAGTTTTGCCATGATAAGCTGCTTCCATATTTTATTGATTGCGTTAATTGTTGCGTTCCGCAAAAAAATCATTATTAATCCAATGACCAAATTCATTGCCGGATTATTCATAGATAACAATAAAAACTAA
- a CDS encoding glycosyltransferase family 2 protein, whose product MNLSVLLSVYNKENPNYLVKSLDSIFSQTQSPVEVILVKDGPLNNELDGIIDLYVSQYPNLKVFPLVTNQGLGKALNEGLKHCSYDIVARMDTDDIAKPDRFEKQLAIFEKYSDIDVVGAWIDEFEDDISEVKSVRKLPELPDDIRQFAKRRNPINHPVVMFRKSAVLAAGGYQHFPLFEDYYLWIRMLMNGAKFYNIQESLLYFRFSPEMFKRRGGWKYMINELHFLQIMRQMHFISFSQFMQNLFVRFSIRLIPNSLRAIIYTKLIR is encoded by the coding sequence ATGAATTTGTCTGTACTTCTTTCTGTTTACAACAAAGAGAATCCTAATTATTTAGTAAAAAGTTTAGATAGTATTTTTTCTCAAACTCAGTCTCCTGTTGAGGTTATTTTAGTAAAGGATGGTCCATTAAATAATGAACTTGATGGCATCATTGATTTATATGTATCGCAATATCCTAATTTGAAAGTTTTTCCATTAGTAACCAATCAAGGCTTGGGAAAAGCCTTAAATGAAGGTCTTAAACATTGTTCTTATGACATTGTTGCCCGAATGGATACAGATGATATTGCTAAACCGGATCGTTTTGAGAAACAATTGGCTATTTTTGAAAAGTATTCGGATATAGACGTGGTTGGAGCTTGGATTGACGAATTTGAAGATGATATTTCGGAAGTAAAGTCTGTAAGAAAGTTACCGGAGCTACCTGATGATATTAGACAATTTGCAAAACGCCGTAATCCTATAAATCATCCGGTTGTAATGTTTCGAAAGAGCGCAGTATTGGCTGCCGGTGGATACCAACATTTCCCTTTATTTGAGGATTACTATTTATGGATACGTATGTTGATGAATGGAGCTAAGTTTTATAATATTCAGGAAAGCTTGCTGTATTTCCGTTTTTCTCCGGAAATGTTTAAAAGAAGAGGGGGATGGAAATATATGATAAACGAATTGCATTTTCTGCAAATTATGAGACAAATGCATTTTATTTCTTTTTCTCAATTCATGCAAAACCTATTTGTCCGTTTCTCTATTAGGCTAATACCTAATTCTTTGCGGGCAATTATATATACGAAATTGATTAGATAG
- a CDS encoding UDP-glucose dehydrogenase family protein, with protein sequence MNIAIVGTGYVGLVSGTCFAEMGVNVTCIDVNEEKIQALLNGNIPIYEPGLDEMVLRNNKEGRLHFTTDITTCLNDVDIVFSAVGTPPDEDGSADLKYVLEVARTVGRNMNKYLVLVTKSTVPVGTAKKIKQAIQDELDKRGVSIPFDVASNPEFLKEGAAIKDFMSPDRVVIGVESEKAKEMMTRLYRPMMLNNFRVIFTDIPSAEMIKYAANSMLATRISFMNDIANLCELVGADVNMVRKGIGADTRIGNKFLYPGCGYGGSCFPKDVKALIKTAEKNGYDMRVLKAVEEVNETQKSILYKKLLEYYQNDLKGKKVAIWGLAFKPETDDMREATALVMIQKLIEAGCKVKVYDPIAINECKRRIGNTVEYATDMYDAVLNADALLLLTEWKQFRMPSWGVVKKTMNQAVLIDGRNIYDEQDMKEIGFDYMCIGK encoded by the coding sequence ATGAATATAGCTATTGTAGGAACAGGATATGTTGGTCTTGTTTCAGGAACTTGTTTTGCAGAGATGGGAGTAAATGTAACTTGTATAGATGTCAATGAGGAAAAAATACAAGCACTTTTGAATGGAAATATTCCCATTTATGAGCCAGGACTGGACGAAATGGTATTAAGAAATAATAAAGAAGGAAGATTACATTTCACCACAGATATAACAACATGTCTCAATGATGTAGATATTGTATTCAGTGCTGTAGGTACTCCCCCTGATGAAGATGGAAGTGCTGATTTAAAATATGTGTTGGAAGTAGCTCGTACTGTAGGTAGAAACATGAATAAATATTTAGTCTTAGTAACAAAATCCACCGTTCCAGTAGGCACTGCAAAAAAAATAAAACAAGCAATTCAAGACGAATTAGATAAAAGAGGGGTATCTATTCCATTCGATGTGGCGAGTAATCCTGAATTTTTAAAGGAAGGAGCTGCCATTAAAGATTTTATGAGTCCGGATCGTGTAGTCATCGGAGTAGAATCGGAGAAAGCCAAAGAGATGATGACACGTCTATATCGTCCGATGATGTTAAATAACTTCCGAGTTATCTTTACAGATATTCCTTCCGCAGAAATGATTAAATATGCAGCCAATTCCATGCTTGCTACTCGTATCAGTTTTATGAATGACATAGCTAATCTATGTGAATTAGTAGGAGCTGATGTAAACATGGTACGCAAAGGTATTGGGGCAGATACACGCATAGGCAATAAATTTCTTTATCCTGGATGCGGATATGGAGGGTCCTGTTTCCCGAAAGATGTAAAGGCTTTAATTAAAACAGCTGAAAAGAACGGATATGATATGAGAGTCCTAAAAGCTGTAGAAGAGGTAAACGAAACTCAAAAAAGTATTTTATACAAAAAACTTTTGGAATATTATCAGAATGATTTAAAAGGTAAAAAAGTTGCGATTTGGGGCTTGGCTTTCAAGCCTGAAACAGATGATATGCGAGAAGCAACGGCATTGGTCATGATTCAAAAATTAATAGAAGCTGGTTGTAAAGTAAAAGTTTATGATCCTATTGCGATTAACGAATGCAAAAGGAGAATCGGTAATACTGTAGAATACGCAACAGATATGTATGATGCAGTTCTCAATGCAGACGCATTGCTATTGCTCACAGAATGGAAGCAATTCAGAATGCCCAGTTGGGGAGTTGTAAAAAAAACAATGAACCAAGCTGTTCTAATTGATGGACGTAATATTTATGACGAACAAGATATGAAAGAAATCGGCTTTGATTATATGTGCATTGGAAAATAA
- the cysQ gene encoding 3'(2'),5'-bisphosphate nucleotidase CysQ, whose protein sequence is MERQYILDAIDAALCAGKDILSIYNDPTSDFQIEKKADNSPLTIADKKAHAAIADYLQKKPYPLLSEEGKHLPYTERCAWTTLWIVDPLDGTKEFIKRNGEFTVNIALVRNSVPVMGVIYLPVKRELYFAEETLGAYKLSDFTARSGASLEELMAKAVHLPIKDNHDKFVIVASRSHLSPETEDYIEKMKHCHSDVELISSGSSIKICLVAEGKADVYPRFAPTMEWDTAAGHAIARAAGMEVYQAGKEEPLQYNKEDLLNPWFIVEPRRN, encoded by the coding sequence ATGGAACGACAATATATACTTGATGCGATTGATGCAGCACTTTGTGCCGGCAAAGATATCCTCTCTATTTACAACGATCCGACCTCAGATTTTCAAATAGAAAAGAAAGCGGATAATTCTCCTTTGACGATTGCTGATAAGAAAGCGCATGCGGCTATTGCCGACTATCTGCAAAAAAAGCCTTATCCATTATTGAGCGAGGAGGGAAAGCATTTGCCCTATACAGAGCGATGTGCATGGACTACTTTATGGATTGTAGACCCTCTGGATGGTACCAAAGAGTTTATCAAACGGAATGGCGAGTTTACCGTTAATATCGCTTTGGTTCGTAATTCCGTTCCGGTAATGGGGGTTATATACCTTCCGGTAAAGCGGGAGCTTTATTTTGCAGAAGAAACATTAGGTGCTTACAAACTTTCGGATTTTACAGCTCGCAGCGGAGCGTCGTTGGAAGAGTTGATGGCGAAAGCCGTTCATTTGCCGATTAAGGATAATCACGATAAATTTGTAATTGTAGCATCCCGCTCACATCTGTCTCCCGAAACTGAAGATTACATTGAAAAGATGAAGCATTGCCACTCGGATGTAGAATTGATTTCCAGTGGAAGTTCCATTAAAATATGTCTGGTGGCGGAAGGTAAGGCGGATGTATATCCCCGTTTTGCTCCCACCATGGAATGGGATACGGCAGCAGGGCATGCCATTGCACGTGCTGCCGGTATGGAAGTATATCAGGCCGGAAAAGAAGAACCGCTACAGTACAATAAGGAAGATTTGTTGAATCCTTGGTTTATAGTAGAGCCCAGGCGTAATTAA
- a CDS encoding lipocalin-like domain-containing protein: MKRLLNGTILLLLMCVALGLASCMNDGGSEWVGKWQLREYQYPDGKVQKVDSIFYDFQKGSFLAHCMNESGSYESFYGYYKLKDDEISITLWPDNSSGNESVHEELVNSDSYKKFFGWGDSGERTFKVEELTNKKMRLDYEGTKYVFRKY, from the coding sequence ATGAAAAGATTGTTGAACGGGACAATACTATTGCTTTTGATGTGTGTAGCGCTGGGACTGGCGTCTTGTATGAATGACGGCGGTTCCGAGTGGGTAGGAAAATGGCAGTTGCGCGAATATCAGTATCCCGATGGTAAAGTGCAGAAAGTAGACAGTATCTTCTATGATTTTCAAAAAGGTAGTTTTCTGGCACATTGTATGAATGAAAGTGGAAGCTATGAATCTTTTTATGGTTATTATAAGTTGAAAGATGATGAAATTTCTATAACTTTGTGGCCGGATAATAGTTCAGGAAATGAGTCTGTTCATGAAGAACTTGTAAATTCGGATAGCTATAAGAAGTTCTTTGGTTGGGGAGATAGCGGCGAGAGAACGTTCAAGGTTGAAGAATTGACAAACAAGAAGATGCGGTTGGACTATGAAGGAACGAAATATGTTTTCCGTAAATATTGA
- a CDS encoding NAD-dependent epimerase produces MKILVTGAAGFIGSYVSKHLLAYGNEVIGLDNINDYYDINLKYGRLAELGIEKENIGWYKFTSSTTFSNFRFIRMNLEDTQAMQMLFANEGFECVCNLAAQAGVRYSIQNPYAYIESNVDGFLNVLEGCRHNKVRHFVYASSSSVYGLNGKVPFSEDDSIAHPVSLYAASKKSNELMAHAYSHLYNIPSTGLRFFTVYGPWGRPDMSPFLFADAILNHRPIKVFNNGDMLRDFTYIDDIVEGVLKVITHIPTADATWNPESPSPASSSAPYKIYNIGNSQPVKLMDFIQAIENAIGEEADKIYLPMQPGDVYQTYADTSRLENELGFKPHKDLNEGVKETISWYRNFYKI; encoded by the coding sequence ATGAAAATATTAGTGACAGGTGCAGCTGGTTTCATTGGTAGTTATGTTTCCAAACATTTATTGGCATATGGAAACGAAGTAATAGGTTTGGATAACATAAATGACTATTACGATATCAATCTTAAATATGGCCGTTTGGCTGAATTGGGAATCGAAAAAGAGAATATAGGTTGGTATAAATTCACCTCAAGTACGACTTTTTCTAATTTCCGGTTCATCCGAATGAATTTAGAAGATACTCAAGCAATGCAAATGCTTTTTGCTAATGAGGGATTTGAGTGTGTATGTAATTTAGCCGCACAAGCAGGAGTACGCTATTCAATACAGAACCCTTATGCTTATATAGAAAGCAACGTAGATGGTTTCTTGAATGTTTTAGAGGGTTGCCGCCATAATAAAGTAAGACATTTTGTTTATGCCAGTTCAAGCAGCGTGTATGGACTAAATGGGAAAGTACCATTTTCAGAAGATGACAGCATTGCCCATCCGGTAAGCTTATATGCCGCTTCAAAAAAATCAAATGAACTTATGGCTCATGCATATAGTCATCTATATAATATTCCTTCAACCGGTTTACGTTTCTTTACCGTTTATGGACCATGGGGACGTCCTGATATGTCACCTTTCTTATTTGCAGATGCCATTTTAAATCACCGTCCCATTAAAGTCTTCAATAATGGAGATATGCTACGTGATTTTACTTATATTGACGACATTGTAGAAGGTGTTTTAAAAGTCATTACTCATATTCCTACAGCTGACGCAACATGGAATCCGGAATCTCCATCTCCAGCTTCTTCATCAGCTCCCTATAAAATATACAATATCGGTAATTCTCAACCCGTTAAACTGATGGATTTTATTCAAGCTATCGAAAACGCTATCGGAGAGGAAGCCGATAAAATCTATTTGCCCATGCAGCCGGGAGATGTGTATCAAACTTATGCTGACACTTCGCGATTAGAAAATGAATTAGGTTTTAAACCACATAAGGATTTAAATGAAGGGGTCAAAGAAACCATTAGTTGGTATCGTAATTTTTATAAAATTTAA
- a CDS encoding glycosyltransferase, which produces MKNKDFISVLLPLYNEPENLARKAIDSIIEQTYDRLEIILLLDNPTNEILKNLLTEYSQKDKRIISVINEQNKGLPDTLNRGIDIATGSFIARMDGDDISAHDRLEKQLNYLYLHPEIDLLGTDAFVINEEGELIGEYHKLSTDFSQKMMLRYITINLIHPTWFGKCELFKKCRYRNFTHCEDYDFMIRAYALGYHFHNLKEKLFYVRIQQTSLRSVSRKYAYEQYINTLRVKKQFKEFRQKHLKVYPNLPELIYDLNDKKKYQSTISLLNDLRESFFQKRIKNFISIFIKIARKDFRPLEFRLKVFILSKLLTIAEKIKIANLLSKYIIS; this is translated from the coding sequence ATGAAAAACAAAGATTTTATTTCTGTTTTATTACCTTTATACAATGAACCTGAAAATCTTGCCAGAAAAGCTATTGATTCTATCATAGAGCAAACTTATGATAGGTTAGAGATTATACTATTATTGGATAATCCCACCAATGAGATACTAAAGAACCTATTAACCGAATATTCCCAAAAAGACAAACGGATTATTTCTGTTATAAATGAACAAAATAAAGGATTACCGGATACGCTAAACAGAGGTATTGATATTGCAACCGGTAGTTTCATAGCTCGCATGGATGGAGACGATATTTCAGCTCATGACAGATTAGAAAAACAATTAAATTATTTATATCTACATCCTGAAATAGACTTATTGGGAACTGATGCTTTTGTCATTAATGAAGAGGGAGAATTGATTGGTGAATACCATAAACTATCAACGGATTTTTCACAAAAAATGATGTTGCGCTATATCACAATCAATTTAATTCATCCCACTTGGTTCGGGAAATGTGAATTATTTAAAAAATGCAGATACAGAAACTTTACCCATTGCGAGGATTACGATTTCATGATAAGAGCCTATGCATTGGGATACCACTTTCACAATTTAAAAGAAAAATTGTTTTACGTTAGAATCCAGCAAACTAGTTTGCGTTCTGTTTCAAGAAAATATGCTTATGAACAATATATAAATACATTAAGAGTAAAAAAACAATTCAAGGAATTTAGACAAAAGCATTTGAAAGTCTATCCTAATTTACCAGAACTTATTTATGACTTAAATGATAAAAAAAAATATCAATCAACCATATCACTTCTTAACGATCTTAGAGAATCTTTCTTCCAGAAAAGAATTAAGAATTTCATCTCCATCTTTATAAAGATTGCACGAAAGGACTTCAGACCATTAGAGTTCAGGCTAAAAGTATTCATCTTATCAAAGCTACTGACTATTGCAGAAAAAATAAAAATAGCAAATCTCCTATCTAAATACATTATATCATGA
- a CDS encoding SPOR domain-containing protein → MKKLAVLGMGVCIVLAFSSCKSSESAYKKAYEKAKQQELAEPQTTAPVEEVAPVVSAPVEAKVVESAPVGTIREEKVTVVSGADGLKDYSVVCGSFGVKANAENLKNFLDKEGYNAVIAFNADAAMYRVIVSTYADRNSAASARDAFKAKYPNRQDFQGAWLLYRIN, encoded by the coding sequence ATGAAAAAATTGGCAGTGTTAGGAATGGGAGTATGTATTGTACTGGCATTCTCTTCTTGTAAATCGAGTGAAAGCGCTTACAAGAAAGCATACGAAAAGGCTAAACAGCAGGAACTGGCAGAACCGCAGACTACTGCACCGGTAGAGGAAGTTGCTCCTGTGGTTAGCGCTCCGGTAGAAGCTAAGGTTGTAGAAAGTGCACCGGTAGGTACGATCCGTGAAGAGAAAGTGACGGTGGTATCAGGTGCTGACGGACTGAAAGATTATAGTGTTGTATGCGGTAGCTTCGGTGTGAAAGCCAATGCGGAGAACCTGAAAAACTTCTTGGATAAGGAAGGTTATAATGCTGTCATTGCATTTAATGCAGACGCCGCTATGTATCGTGTAATTGTAAGTACATATGCAGACAGAAACTCTGCTGCCAGCGCTCGCGATGCTTTCAAGGCTAAATACCCTAACCGTCAGGATTTCCAGGGTGCTTGGCTGCTGTATCGCATTAATTAA
- a CDS encoding EpsG family protein, with protein MIYFVITSLSLFTAVWSVDKHSNKTYLTFCIVTATCILTLFAGFRQIGLDFDSYLDHFKVVPSIFQYTWTDKSMEIGYEISVSLCKTIYNSFHFFLVTFSFVTILLAFTLFKRYSPYVLLSFFMFFAYAFYLQVMGQMRQPFAIIVTLLGLIPLLQKKRVILAFLWITIVGFFFHKSMLLLAIPIFMANWDFNKKTIFCFSTIALAFYIASPMLSEIIIQLIPQNFYLSEALTAYLSYKSMAVSFSMGMIERAGMSFLLFYYAFKYNIYHQEQILRLCINLYFIGTCMYFALITMSADFASRGTIALVYPLFIALPFLLKHVNLKDKYIILTIICAWGIYLSLNILNDASEYIPYKSILF; from the coding sequence ATGATTTATTTTGTTATAACAAGTTTATCTCTTTTTACAGCTGTATGGTCTGTTGACAAGCATTCCAATAAAACATATCTTACATTTTGTATTGTTACCGCAACATGTATTCTGACCTTATTTGCAGGATTTCGCCAAATAGGATTGGATTTTGACTCTTATTTGGATCATTTTAAGGTTGTTCCTTCTATATTTCAATATACATGGACAGACAAGTCAATGGAAATAGGCTACGAAATAAGCGTCAGTTTATGTAAAACAATATATAACTCTTTTCATTTCTTTCTTGTTACATTTAGTTTTGTTACTATATTGTTAGCTTTTACCTTATTTAAACGCTATTCTCCCTATGTTTTATTATCGTTCTTCATGTTTTTTGCTTATGCCTTTTACCTTCAGGTCATGGGACAAATGCGTCAACCTTTTGCTATTATAGTAACTCTTTTGGGATTAATTCCACTTTTGCAGAAAAAGCGTGTGATATTAGCTTTTTTATGGATAACTATTGTAGGTTTTTTCTTCCATAAATCCATGTTGCTTTTAGCTATTCCTATATTTATGGCTAATTGGGATTTTAATAAAAAGACAATTTTCTGTTTTTCAACTATTGCGCTCGCTTTTTATATAGCATCTCCCATGTTGTCTGAAATAATTATACAGCTTATTCCTCAAAATTTTTATTTATCTGAAGCATTAACCGCATATTTAAGTTATAAATCGATGGCTGTCAGTTTTTCAATGGGAATGATTGAACGTGCAGGAATGTCTTTTCTGTTGTTTTACTATGCTTTTAAATACAATATTTACCACCAAGAGCAAATACTGAGATTATGTATCAATCTGTATTTCATTGGGACATGCATGTATTTTGCCTTAATTACCATGTCGGCTGATTTTGCATCCAGAGGAACAATAGCCTTAGTTTATCCTCTCTTTATTGCATTGCCGTTCTTGTTAAAGCATGTAAACTTGAAAGACAAATACATAATACTGACCATTATTTGTGCATGGGGAATCTACCTATCACTGAATATACTAAATGATGCAAGTGAATATATTCCATACAAATCCATTTTATTTTAA
- a CDS encoding acyltransferase has protein sequence MNIKTFIRKIIHKYLYHVDGARAARFLGVKIGNQCRLIHCTFSSEPYLVEIGNHVSATRTHFETHDGGIWVFREQHPDWDKIAPIKIGNNVYIGEGCIILPGVHIGNNVIVGARSVVTKNIPDNSVVVGSPARVLKSIDEYFDKVQHSVYPTKQLSSSQKKEYYSQLFLQK, from the coding sequence ATGAACATCAAAACATTTATCAGAAAGATTATACATAAATATCTCTATCATGTAGATGGAGCAAGAGCTGCACGTTTTTTAGGTGTCAAAATAGGTAATCAATGCAGGCTGATACATTGCACATTTAGTTCTGAACCCTACCTTGTAGAAATAGGCAATCATGTTTCTGCCACACGTACACATTTTGAAACTCATGATGGAGGAATATGGGTTTTTAGAGAGCAACACCCTGATTGGGATAAAATAGCTCCAATCAAAATTGGAAACAACGTATATATAGGGGAAGGGTGTATTATACTACCTGGGGTACATATAGGAAACAATGTAATTGTTGGGGCAAGAAGTGTAGTGACAAAAAACATACCCGATAATTCAGTAGTCGTAGGAAGTCCGGCAAGAGTTTTAAAAAGTATTGATGAATATTTTGATAAAGTTCAACATAGCGTATATCCAACAAAACAATTATCATCATCCCAAAAGAAAGAATATTATTCTCAACTATTTTTACAAAAGTAA